A single Salmo salar chromosome ssa19, Ssal_v3.1, whole genome shotgun sequence DNA region contains:
- the zdhhc23b gene encoding LOW QUALITY PROTEIN: palmitoyltransferase ZDHHC23-B (The sequence of the model RefSeq protein was modified relative to this genomic sequence to represent the inferred CDS: deleted 2 bases in 2 codons), whose translation MKKRASKALELDEPLCCCEYVDRRGGRSHVAACCCDCEDLDDACDRFFIQFGITGLTQLGTVTLGVALTLASLIHTKREPGYVRPHTADVHSTVTYHSSPLDRDPANTGLNGVGQEVVLANRGSGSEQQGQGVEQRESGRSRKWCSTCRVVRPPRAGHCRICGVCVLRLDHHCVWINSCVGQANHRSFLSTLLLFLLTSLYGISLVLRSVCPQQNLLSALLYCPGVYNQYSSALCFTCAWYSSIVTGGLLHLLVLQLINVSYNVTEREVRTALRDKTARSHYWGLVVDTGVYSHGFRGNWAEFLTMGEGLHTPSPSLTDLV comes from the exons atGAAGAAGCGAGCCAGTAAGGCGTTGGAGCTGGATGAGCCTCTGTGCTGCTGTGAGTATGTGGACCGT AGGGGGGGGCGGAGCCATGTGGCAGCCTGCTGCTGTGACTGTGAGGACCTGGACGATGCCTGTGACAG ATTCTTCATCCAGTTTGGCATCACAGGGCTGACCCAGCTGGGTACAGTGACCCTTGGGGTGGCCCTCACTCTGGCCTCACTCATCCACACCAAGAGAGAGCCCGGCTACGTACGGCCTCACACGGCCGACGTCCACAGCACAGTGACCTATCACAGCTCACCTCTGGACAGAGACCCCGCCAACACCGGCCTCAACGGGGTCGGGCAGGAAGTGGTGCTAGCCAATCGGGGGAGTGGGTCGGAGCAGCAGGGCCAAGGGGTGGAGCAGAGGGAGAGTGGGCGGAGCAGGAAGTGGTGCTCTACGTGCAGGGTGGTGCGG CCCCCCAGGGCGGGACACTGCAGGATCTGTGGTGTCTGTGTCCTGAGGCTGGACCACCACTGTGTCTG GATAAATAGTTGTGTGGGCCAGGCCAATCACCGCAGCTTCCTGTCgacactcctcctcttccttttgACCTCTCTGTATGGGATCAGTCTGGTGCTGCGCAGCGTGTGTCCCCAACAGAACCTGCTCAGCGCCCTGCTCTACTGCCCAGGCGTCTACAATCAGTACAG ctcGGCACTGTGTTTCACCTGTGCGTGGTACAGCAGCATAGTGACGGGTGGCCTGCTACACCTGCTGGTCCTGCAGCTCATCAACGTCAGCTACAACGTGACGGAGCGAGAGGTGCGCACCGCCCTCCGAGACAAGACCGCCCGCAGCCACTACTGGGGCCTCGTCGTTGACACGGGAGTCTACTCACATGGTTTCCGTGGCAACTGGGCAGAGTTCCTGACAATGGGAGAAGGCCTGCACACACCCTCACCCAGTCTCACTGACTTGGTGTAG